One part of the Oceanihabitans sp. IOP_32 genome encodes these proteins:
- the aroQ gene encoding type II 3-dehydroquinate dehydratase translates to MKKLIIINGPNLNLLGKRETNIYGNLSFTEFFEQVKEKYSQVEIDYFHSNIEGEIIDKLQEVGFSYDGIILNAAAYTHTSVGIGDAVKAIETPVVEVHISNTFNREEFRHQSFISPNAKGVILGFGLQSYELAIQSFF, encoded by the coding sequence ATGAAAAAACTAATCATTATTAATGGACCAAACTTAAATCTCCTCGGAAAGCGAGAAACAAATATTTATGGAAATTTGTCGTTTACAGAGTTCTTTGAGCAAGTAAAAGAAAAGTATTCTCAGGTGGAAATAGACTATTTTCATTCGAATATCGAAGGGGAAATTATTGACAAATTACAAGAGGTTGGTTTCAGTTATGATGGTATAATTCTCAATGCTGCGGCTTATACGCACACTTCAGTAGGTATTGGCGATGCAGTTAAGGCTATTGAAACTCCTGTAGTTGAAGTGCACATTTCTAACACGTTTAATAGGGAAGAGTTTAGGCACCAGTCTTTTATTTCTCCAAATGCTAAAGGCGTCATTCTTGGTTTTGGTTTGCAAAGTTACGAGTTGGCGATACAGAGTTTTTTTTAA
- the xerD gene encoding site-specific tyrosine recombinase XerD, whose protein sequence is MKWEHALKDYQLYLKIERGLSQNSIDSYALDIKKLILFLEENNMSLSPISITPEIVQQFIYDTAKHVNARSQSRIISGLRSFFNYLIFEDYRETNPLELIESPKIGRKLPDVLSEAEIDSLINAIDLTKPQGERNRAILETLYGCGLRVSELVTLKLSDLFFDEGFIKVTGKGDKQRFVPIVPITQKYINIYRTEVRNHINIQAGFEDTLFLNRRGKQLTRAMIFTIIKQLAEKIGLKKNISPHTFRHSFATHLLQNNADLRSIQLMLGHESITTTEVYVHLDKSHLTEVVKKFHPRK, encoded by the coding sequence ATGAAATGGGAACACGCACTTAAAGACTATCAATTATACCTGAAAATAGAACGTGGGTTATCGCAAAACTCTATTGACAGTTATGCCCTTGATATTAAAAAATTGATTCTTTTTCTGGAAGAAAATAACATGAGCTTGTCTCCTATTTCTATCACTCCAGAGATTGTACAACAATTTATTTATGACACTGCTAAACATGTGAATGCGCGCTCACAATCCCGAATAATTTCAGGTTTGAGAAGTTTTTTTAATTATTTGATTTTTGAGGATTACAGAGAAACCAACCCACTAGAATTGATTGAATCCCCTAAAATAGGCAGAAAATTACCAGACGTGTTATCTGAAGCAGAAATAGATAGCCTAATTAATGCTATCGATTTAACAAAACCACAAGGGGAACGTAACCGTGCAATATTAGAAACCCTTTATGGTTGTGGCTTACGCGTTAGTGAACTGGTAACTCTTAAATTATCAGATTTATTTTTTGATGAAGGCTTTATTAAAGTAACTGGTAAAGGCGATAAACAACGCTTTGTGCCCATTGTGCCAATAACTCAAAAATATATTAATATTTATAGGACGGAAGTAAGAAACCATATTAATATTCAGGCTGGTTTTGAAGACACCTTGTTTTTAAACAGACGTGGTAAACAATTAACACGAGCCATGATTTTTACAATTATTAAGCAACTTGCAGAAAAAATTGGTTTAAAAAAGAACATTTCTCCACACACCTTTAGACATTCTTTTGCAACACATTTATTACAAAACAACGCAGATTTGCGTTCCATTCAACTTATGCTAGGACATGAAAGCATTACAACTACTGAAGTTTACGTGCATTTGGATAAAAGTCATTTAACTGAAGTTGTAAAGAAGTTTCATCCAAGAAAGTAA